The Osmerus eperlanus chromosome 7, fOsmEpe2.1, whole genome shotgun sequence genome includes a region encoding these proteins:
- the trim35-28 gene encoding tripartite motif containing 35-28, protein MAECAWNEEMSEGPYLLQEDLTCPVCRELYREPVLLSCSHSFCQECLDHSWQSITGNKCPVCRKSCDGEQPISNRALRDACESFQKEKGWRAPFASTEAQCNLHRLEFQLFCIKDEEPVCVECVTLHRTHELLPLNKGAPFCKDELGLKVTILEDKIEHYSKIRNKFSTTVEYIKSQALQAEKQIKAEFNRLHHVLHAEEAARLKALTDEEEEKTVTVKEHINRLTRDIATLSELVKTVKREMGAEDLPFLQNFQNLKGKAQWTVPDPEYPSHILLDMGQHVGSLGYNIWKNMQTHVKSFPVVMDPNTASPWLSMSPGLDSIRDSPERQSMPDNPERFDPCVFVLGAQGFSSGKHRWEVNVADNPKWILGVCNESVARKRKFTVSTERGVWTIGVSKGVYSALTPKRTQLVVERRPETIRVKLNMDKGEVSFWDAVSGKHLCTFTHKFTEKLFPLFGPGLQSTPMSVLPAKVAIHTS, encoded by the exons ATGGCAGAATGTGCGTGGAATGAAGAAATGTCTGAGGGTCCTTATCTCCTTCAGGAGGACCTCACATGTCCAGTCTGCCGGGAGCTTTACCGGGAGCCTGTTCTACTGTCCTGCTCACATAGTTTCTGTCAGGAATGTCTGGACCATAGCTGGCAATCAATAACAGGTAACAAGTGCCCTGTATGCAGGAAGAGCTGCGATGGGGAACAACCTATCTCCAACCGTGCGCTAAGAGACGCTTGCGAGTCTTTTCAAAAGGAGAAAGGCTGGCGGGCACCATTCGCCAGTACAGAGGCTCAATGTAACTTGCACCGGCTCGAGTTTCAGCTGTTCTGTATTAAAGACGAGGAGCCCGTGTGTGTTGAATGTGTGACACTACATCGAACACACGAGCTTCTGCCACTCAACAAGGGGGCGCCATTCTGTAAG GATGAACTGGGTCTCAAAGTAACCATTTTGGAGGATAAAATTGAACATTACTCGAAGATAAGAAACAAGTTTTCCACCACAGTTGAATACATCAAG AGTCAGGCCCTTCAAGCAGAGAAGCAGATCAAGGCTGAGTTTAACAGGCTCCACCATGTGCTGCACGCCGAAGAAGCCGCCAGACTCAAGGCTCTGACtgacgaagaggaggagaagacggTGACCGTGAAGGAACATATTAACCGGCTGACCAGGGACATCGCCACTCTCTCTGAGCTGGTCAAAACCGtcaagagggagatgggggctgAGGATCTACCTTTTCTGCAG aatttTCAAAACCTAAAGGGAAA AGCGCAGTGGACAGTTCCAGACCCTGAGTATCCCTCACACATTCTGCTAGACATGGGCCAACATGTCGGGTCGCTGGGCTACAACATCTGGAAGAACATGCAGACTCATGTCAAATCCT TCCCTGTGGTGATGGATCCTAACACAGCCTCTCCGTGGCTCTCGATGTCTCCCGGCCTGGACAGCATACGGGACAGCCCAGAGCGCCAGTCTATGCCGGACAACCCTGAGAGATTTGATCCCTGTGTCTTCGTCCTGGGCGCTCAGGGATTTTCCTCAGGCAAGCATCGCTGGGAGGTCAACGTCGCGGACAACCCCAAGTGGATCCTGGGTGTGTGCAATGAGTCTGTGGCCCGTAAGAGGAAGTTTACCGTGTCCACAGAGCGGGGTGTCTGGACTATCGGGGTGAGCAAAGGGGTGTACAGTGCTCTGACCCCCAAACGCACGCAGCTGGTTGTGGAAAGGCGACCTGAGACGATCAGGGTGAAGCTCAACATGGATAAGGGAGAGGTGTCGTTTTGGGATGCGGTGTCAGGAAAGCACTTGTGTACTTTCACACACAAGTTCACGGAGAAGCTGTTCCCCCTGTTTGGCCCTGGGCTGCAGAGCACTCCAATGTCAGTTCTCCCCGCCAAGGTGGCTATACATACCTCATGA
- the cxcr3.1 gene encoding C-X-C chemokine receptor type 3.1, with product MLVIPMDGEKIVMDSEDFEKFFENYTYDLFNDSEGDTCCGVGEVCDFTKGMRFDAVFLPLLYSVAVVLGLLGNGLVFWILAQKKRSWTVTDTFILHLGIADSMLLFTLPFWAAQATQTEGWTFGTPLCKITGAIFQINFYCGIFLLAVISLDRYLSIIHAAQMYSRKKTWVVHSSCAFVWICSILLSIPDWLFLQSVKDTRRNKTECVHNYLGYGQSVPQWRLASRLIYHLVGFLLPSAVLLYCYSCILLRLQRGSQGLQKHRAVRVILALVLVFFLCWTPYNITLMVDTLHSNNTLKDTCETRTSLDIALSATSSLGYLHCSLNPVVYAFVGVTFRRHLLAILRSLGCKMKIGAGMRTTDSRRSSVWSGDTSNTLAI from the exons ATGTTG GTAATCCCGATGGATGGGGAAAAGATTGTAATGGATTCTGAAGACTTTGAGAAGTTTTTCGAAAACTACACATATGACCTCTTCAATGATAGTGAAGGAGATACGTGTTGCGGTGTAGGAGAGGTGTGTGACTTCACCAAAGGCATGCGTTTTGACGCAGTCTTCCTCCCGTTGTTGTACTCTGTGGCTGTGGTCCTGGGCCTGCTCGGAAATGGGCTCGTCTTTTGGATTCTGGCCCAGAAGAAGCGGAGCTGGACCGTGACAGACACCTTCATCCTGCACCTGGGCATAGCTGACAGCATGCTGCTGTTTACCCTGCCGTTCTGGGCGGCTCAAGCCACTCAAACTGAGGGGTGGACTTTTGGGACGCCGCTCTGCAAAATTACTGGCGCTATCTTCCAG ATTAACTTCTACTGCGGGATCTTCCTGCTAGCCGTCATCAGTCTAGACCGCTACCTGTCCATAATCCACGCTGCGCAGATGTACTCCCGCAAAAAAACCTGGGTGGTTCACTCTAGCTGTGCATTCGTGTGGATCTGTTCCATTTTACTCTCCATCCCAGACTGGCTGTTCCTGCAGTCTGTAAAGGACACCAGGCGGAACAAAACAGAGTGTGTCCACAACTACCTGGGGTACGGTCAGTCCGTGCCTCAATGGCGCCTGGCGTCCCGTCTGATCTACCACCTGGTCGGATTCCTGCTTCCCTCCGCCGTCCTCCTCTACTGTTATTCCTGCATACTGCTGCGGTTGCAGCGCGGCTCCCAGGGTCTCCAGAAGCACAGGGCGGTCAGGGTcatcctggccctggtcctggtcttcTTCCTCTGCTGGACGCCCTACAACATCACCCTCATGGTGGACACGCTGCATAGCAACAACACCCTGAAGGACACCTGCGAGACGAGGACCAGCCTGGACATCGCCCTCTCAGCCACATCCTCTCTGGGCTACCTCCACTGCAGTCTCAACCCGGTGGTGTATGCTTTCGTGGGGGTGACGTTCCGGCGCCACCTGCTGGCCATACTGAGGTCGCTGGGCTGCAAGATGAAGATCGGGGCAGGAATGAGAaccacagacagcaggaggagctcTGTGTGGTCCGGAGACACATCCAACACTCTCGCCATTTGA
- the LOC134023485 gene encoding C-X-C chemokine receptor type 4-B-like, whose translation MTDMDVHLEGIFQQNGTVVYDDNYEYKDECVPEEGMGWKPIFLLWLYVLSLVLGLLGNGVVFWIMAQRRRSWTLTDTFILHLGVADCLLLLTLPFRAAQTFQSQEWSFQQPLCKVTGAIFNINIYCGVLLLGGMSLMSSRKGSWVGHVTCACVWLISTLLSVPNWVFLGVVTSQGRMKCGPSYPSDSWHLASRLLYHAAGFLLPSAVLLYCFTCILQRGCQVLQKHKVVRVILALVLVFFLCWTPYNITLLVETFGVKPAEPSEGSCEWRRIESVVEVTAAVCCFRASLNPLLYFLVCGNFRRVVLQKLRRQKGAHNNTFLWASSVTEQTSPKENGALNQSRFQQEQSIHC comes from the exons ATGACAGACATGGACGTGCATTTGGAAGGGATATTTCAACAAAACGGCACGGTCGTTTATGACGACAATTATGAATACAAGGATGAGTGTGTTCCCGAGGAGGGAATGGGCTGGAAGCCGATCTTCCTTCTGTGGTTGTATGTCCTGTCATTGGTTCTGGGCCTGCTGGGAAACGGAGTTGTCTTTTGGATTATGGCCCAGAGGAGACGGAGCTGGACCTTGACAGACACCTTCATCCTGCACCTGGGTGTTGCTGACTGCCTGCTGCTGCTCACGCTGCCGTTCAGGGCAGCTCAGACCTTTCAATCTCAGGAGTGGAGCTTTCAGCAGCCCCTCTGCAAAGTCACTGGTGCCATCTTCAAT atcaaCATCTACTGTGGGGTCCTCCTGCTGGGTGGAATGAGTCTGATGTCCTCCCGCAAAGGTTCCTGGGTGGGTCACGTCACCTGCGCGTGCGTGTGGctcatctccaccctcctctccgtcCCCAACTGGGTGTTCCTGGGGGTCGTCACCAGCCAAGGCAGAATGAAGTGCGGCCCTAGCTACCCGTCAGACTCCTGGCACCTGGCGTCCCGCCTGCTCTACCACGCGGCCGGCTTCCTGCTTCCCTCTGCCGTCCTGCTCTACTGCTTCACCTGCATACTGCAGCGCGGCTGCCAGGTCCTCCAGAAGCACAAGGTGGTCAGGGTCATCCTGGCCCTGGTTCTGGTCTTCTTCCTCTGCTGGACGCCCTACAACATCACCCTCTTGGTGGAAACCTTCGGTGTGAAACCAGCGGAGCCTTCAGAAGGATCCTGCGAgtggagaaggatagagagcGTTGTGGAGGTCACCGCTGCCGTTTGCTGTTTTCGCGCCTCCCTAAACCCTTTGCTGTATTTCTTGGTGTGCGGGAACTTTAGGAGGGTGGTGTTGCAGAAGCTAAGGAGACAGAAAGGGGCTCATAACAATACGTTTCTGTGGGCTTCGTCTGTGACCGAGCAGACTTCACCCAAGGAGAATGGGGCCTTGAACCAAAGTCGTTTTCAGCAGGAACAGTCCATCCACTGCTGA
- the cxcr3.2 gene encoding C-X-C chemokine receptor type 3-2 has protein sequence MDSLSATTEDYWPDDYDYSNSPGTDKSASPCFHDDIWGFGRSYSPVVYSIVFVLALVGNTLVLCVVRRYRNSQSAGACSYSLTDTFLLHLAISDLLLAFTLPLFAVQWAKEWVFGEAACKISGALFSLNRYSGILFLACISFDRYLAIVHAVSTGWKRNTCHAQIACALIWTVCLALSGVDIAFREVVKGSGQKEFLVCRTWFTQSTMQWQVGLQLVNLMLGFGLPLLVMLYCYIRIFKSLCNASRRQKRKSLRLIVSLVSVFVFCWAPFNCFQLADSLQKLGVIGEVGCLFGRVVDFGTMVTESLGLSHCALNPLLYGFVGVKFRRELAKMCKELLGKRGCLGMEGWGPKRKRRTTVSCSSAESENTSYFSVMV, from the exons ATGGATTCCTTGAGTGCAACGACAGAAGACTATTGG CCAGACGACTATGACTACAGCAACTCTCCAGGCACTGACAAGTCTGCTTCTCCTTGTTTCCATGACGACATCTGGGGCTTCGGACGGAGCTACTCCCCAGTAGTCTACAGCATCGTCTTTGTGCTGGCGCTGGTGGGTAATACACTGGTCCTGTGCGTTGTCCGGCGCTACCGCAACTCCCAGAGTGCCGGGGCCTGTTCCTACTCCCTCACGGACACCTTCCTCCTTCACTTGGCGATCTCCGACCTTTTGTTGGCCTTCACCCTGCCCCTCTTCGCTGTCCAGTGGGCCAAGGAGTGGGTGTTTGGCGAGGCAGCCTGCAAGATCTCCGGTGCCCTCTTTTCCCTCAACCGCTACAGTGGCATCCTATTCCTGGCCTGCATCAGTTTTGACCGTTACCTCGCAATCGTCCATGCTGTCAGCACCGGCTGGAAGCGCAACACCTGCCATGCCCAGATCGCTTGTGCGCTGATCTGGACAGTGTGCCTCGCCCTTAGCGGGGTGGACATTGCCTTCAGAGAGGTTGTGAAGGGCTCAGGCCAGAAGGAGTTCCTGGTCTGCAGGACCTGGTTTACTCAGAGCACCATGCAGTGGCAGGTAGGGCTGCAGCTGGTTAACTTGATGCTGGGATTTGGGCTCCCCCTATTGGTCATGTTGTACTGTTACATCCGTATATTCAAGTCCCTGTGCAATGCCAGTCGGCGCCAGAAACGGAAGTCCCTTCGCCTTATAGTCTcccttgtgtctgtgtttgtgttctgctgGGCACCTTTCAACTGCTTCCAGTTGGCGGACAGCCTGCAGAAGTTGGGCGTGATAGGTGAAGTAGGGTGCCTGTTTGGACGTGTAGTGGACTTTGGGACAATGGTGACCGAGAGTTTGGGGTTATCTCACTGTGCCCTAAACCCCCTGCTGTATGGCTTTGTGGGGGTCAAATTCAGAAGGGAGCTGGCTAAGATGTGTAAAGAGTTACTGGGGAAGAGGGGTTgtctggggatggagggatggggaccGAAGAGAAAACGAAGAACTACCGTCTCTTGCAGTTCAGCCGAGAGCGAGAACACGTCTTACTTTTCTGTCATGGTGTGA
- the cnfn gene encoding cornifelin homolog, producing MAYQTEVISSQPQVTVTSYTISSSTAEWSSNVCDCCDDCGICICGTFIPCILACKVSQDHGDSCCLPFLPGAMIALRTSIRSKHHISGSVCDDWVVMSCLPLCGLCQMAREQKSRG from the exons ATGGCGTATCAGACAGAAGTGATCAGCTCTCAGCCACAGGTCACTGTCACAAGCTACACCATCTCCTCCAGCACTGCCGAATGGAGCTCCAATGTGTGTGACTGCTGTGACGACTGCGGTATCT GCATCTGTGGGACATTCATTCCCTGCATCCTGGCCTGTAAGGTGTCTCAGGACCACGGAGACAGCTGCTGCCTGCCCTTCCTCCCTGGAGCCATGATAGCCCTGAGGACCAGCATCCGCAGCAAACACCACATCTCC GGCTCCGTGTGTGATGATTGGGTCGTCAtgtcctgcctgcctctctgtggaCTCTGTCAAATGGCTCGAGAGCAGAAGTCTAGAGGATGA
- the tlr21 gene encoding toll-like receptor 21 translates to MKRSTSQMIALVGVVLSLVQFTLSYSYRNCIEDPNSSYQNFSCTRRGARNIFKDIVVDLPPSATTLTISFNKFKDIPDNTFAHLPDLTTLRINFNHQLRTIGKQAFHNLDHLKSLNLSCNNLSLLNSLVFKNLSSLTFLSLSNNTLKGLQKNLFSPVTNLDTLILRQNLLSNFSEVAESVTPLQKLKKLDLCCNKLTSIRHSTVTSLPKSLTALYLCRNQLYTLSCAKTFLGNINLLDLSYNEHLPSTAFKNVDLRHINYLRLRSTNVTILYLFKVSNVRATQIDFSGMGLSNNSQLEEFCKLLRSKVKHVKKMMLGNNGIRTLWENTLSSCPPITVTLDLSRNFLRNISCLQFLKGQDQIQSFSVEHNHLTTLVSCIQMLPSLKNMTEISYRYNRILKVDDFAFDQTPNIKTLELNINTIAYLGRKALKGLKNLKTLRLDNNLLTDLFNDTFEDLLSLQTLNLRNNRIAVIFYRTFFSLTNLTTLDLGGNKISHFEKSALEGLKSLKKLYLDGNHLNQIDSTQFRVFQDTLQVLDLQRNQIRYLSEYVRSPFVNLTKLRDLKLDSQMPYGINLLPHAFFRGLSSLTSLYLTNNHITNFATDAFDDLTGLNFLTLDNSCAGVVQLQPGVFKNLRNLRKLIAENMGIQNFSKEVFGNLTSLQILQLNHNVMQTLDVEVLEALPKLRYLDIRNIPFSCTCPNNNLQNWTVHNKQVQLVYLYNLTCPGETNIHFVNFDTKVCFIDLGQYLFISTYIVIILTMLIPVLYTKLYWKMKYSYYVFRSWFSESWRRLREEEEVYEYDAFISYNSADESWVLEHLLPNLEGNGSNFKLCLHHRDFELGRYIVDNIVSAVYGSRKTICVVSKDFLRSEWCSLEIQLASYRLFHDLRDVLLLVFLEPIPERQLSAYHRMRKVMLKKTYLQWPEPDCSDPVQAQELFWNQLRRALSTGSSRVEELGEKGREDKDATKHSENYEENETMDDKRHHLLA, encoded by the coding sequence ATGAAGCGTTCTACAAGCCAGATGATTGCATTAGTGGGAGTTGTACTTTCCCTTGTGCAGTTTACACTGTCTTATAGTTACAGAAATTGCATTGAGGACCCAAACTCATCCTATCAAAACTTCAGTTGCACCCGACGCGGGGCGAGGAACATCTTTAAGGACATTGTAGTTGACCTTCCCCCCTCTGCCACCACACTAACAATCTCCTTCAACAAATTTAAAGACATACCTGACAACACCTTTGCTCACCTTCCTGACCTCACAACCCTCAGGATAAACTTCAACCACCAATTAAGGACCATTGGCAAGCAGGCCTTTCATAACCTGGATCATCTTAAAAGCCTTAACCTATCCTGTAACAATCTGTCACTGCTCAACAGTTTAGTGTTTAAAAATCTTTCTAGTCttactttcctctctctgtccaataACACACTAAAGGGGCTTCAAAAAAACCTATTCTCTCCAGTGACCAATTTGGACACACTAATATTACGGCAAAACCTCTTGTCTAATTTCTCAGAAGTGGCTGAATCTGTGACTCCCCTGCAGAAATTAAAGAAACTTGACCTGTGCTGTAATAAACTAACGTCTATAAGGCATTCTACAGTCACGAGTTTACCCAAGAGCCTCACAGCCCTATATCTCTGTAGAAACCAACTATACACATTATCTTGTGCAAAGACATTCCTTGGAAACATCAACCTGTTGGATCTTTCCTATAATGAACATCTCCCTTCTACGGCTTTCAAAAATGTCGATCTGAGGCATATTAATTATCTGCGTTTACGTTCAACTAATGTCACAATTCTTTACCTGTTTAAAGTCAGTAATGTCAGAGCAACTCAAATAGACTTTTCTGGTATGGGATTGAGCAACAATTCACAGCTGGAGGAATTCTGTAAGCTGTTAAGAAGTAAGGTCAAACATGTCAAAAAGATGATGCTTGGAAACAATGGGATCAGGACTTTGTGGGAAAACACATTGTCCAGCTGTCCACCAATTACCGTTACCTTAGACCTTTCCCGTAACTTCCTAAGGAATATAAGCTGTCTTCAATTTCTTAAAGGACAGGATCAAATACAGAGCTTCAGTGTTGAACATAACCATCTCACTACCCTAGTGTCGTGCATACAAATGCTCCcttctttaaaaaatatgacAGAAATAAGCTATCGATACAATCGCATACTGAAGGTAGATGACTTTGCTTTTGACCAAACCCCAAATATCAAGACTTTAGAGCTCAACATAAACACAATTGCCTATCTTGGCCGTAAGGCTCTAAAGGGGCTGAAAAACCTTAAAACACTTCGTTTGGACAACAACCTCTTAACAGATCTGTTTAATGACACATTTGAAGATCTGCTTAGCCTACAAACTCTGAATCTTCGTAACAACCGCATAGCTGTTATTTTTTACAGAACCTTCTTTTCCCTGACAAACCTCACAACCTTAGATCTTGGGGGGAACAAAATCAGTCACTTTGAGAAGTCGGCCCTAGAAGGACTCAAAAGTCTCAAAAAACTCTACCTGGATGGCAATCATTTAAATCAGATAGACAGCACTCAATTCAGAGTGTTTCAAGACACACTTCAAGTGCTCGACCTACAAAGGAATCAGATTAGATACCTCTCTGAATATGTTCGTTCTCCATTTGTGAACTTAACCAAGCTCCGGGATCTGAAACTGGATAGCCAGATGCCCTATGGAATCAACCTGTTACCTCATGCTTTCTTTCGTGGCCTGAGCTCCCTGACGTCCCTCTACCTTACTAATAATCATATCACCAACTTTGCAACAGATGCTTTCGATGATCTGACAGGCTTAAATTTCCTCACGTTGGACAACTCTTGTGCAGGGGTGGTGCAGCTGCAACCAGGCGTCTTCAAAAACCTGCGAAACTTGCGCAAGCTGATAGCTGAGAATATGGGCATCCAGAACTTTTCCAAAGAGGTTTTTGGGAATTTGACATCTTTGCAGATCTTGCAGCTCAACCATAACGTGATGCAGACCTTAGACGTGGAAGTACTGGAGGCCCTCCCAAAGCTGCGATACCTGGACATACGTAACATCCCTTTCAGCTGTACCTGCCCCAACAATAACCTGCAGAACTGGACCGTACACAATAAGCAAGTTCAGCTAGTTTACCTCTACAATCTGACCTGCCCAGGAGAAACAAATATCCACTTTGTCAACTTTGACACCAAGGTTTGCTTCATTGACCTCGGGCAGTATCTCTTCATCAGCACGTACATTGTGATTATTCTAACAATGCTCATCCCTGTCCTGTACACCAAGCTGTATTGGAAAATGAAGTACAGCTACTATGTGTTCAGGTCCTGGTTTAGCGAAAGCTGGCGCCGActaagggaggaagaggaagtgtaTGAATATGATGCATTTATCTCTTATAACTCTGCCGATGAGTCATGGGTGCTGGAACATCTGCTGCCGAATTTGGAGGGGAACGGGTCCAATTTTAAACTGTGTCTGCATCACCGTGACTTTGAGCTGGGTCGTTATATCGTCGACAACATTGTCTCTGCTGTGTACGGCAGTCGCAAGACTATCTGTGTGGTCAGCAAGGACTTCCTTCGCAGTGAGTGGTGCTCACTAGAGATCCAGCTGGCTAGCTACAGGCTATTCCATGACCTTCGAGATGTCCTCCTCCTGGTATTCCTCGAGCCCATCCCTGAAAGACAGCTGTCTGCCTACCACCGCATGAGAAAGGTCATGCTGAAGAAAACCTACCTTCAGTGGCCTGAGCCAGACTGCAGCGACCCGGTGCAGGCCCAGGAGCTGTTCTGGAACCAGCTGAGGAGAGCCCTCAGTACTGGGAGTAGCAGGGTTGAGGaactgggggagaaggggagagaggataaGGATGCCACGAAACACAGTGAGAATTATGAAGAAAATGAAACCATGGATGATAAAAGACATCACTTGCTGGCTTGA